A genomic window from Longimicrobium sp. includes:
- a CDS encoding sigma-54 dependent transcriptional regulator, producing the protein MATSEIPRILIIDDDRAFRVGTGALLSDEGYAVEAVASGDEGVDLLRHEQFDMVLLDLRMEGRTGLSVLEELRGSGNDVPVVMLTGFATVDSAVAALKLGADDYLTKPCDNAQLRSKIKSILARREPVLGDGAARIVSTGTRMKEVLRAISRVASTESTVLLRGATGTGKEVIARAIHEESPRRHRPYQAVNCSALAEGILESELFGHARGAFTGAVNERKGLFEEAHGGTVFLDEIGDVSPGMQAKLLRVLQEREVVRVGTARSVAVDVRVIAATHRDLEAMVEDGSFRKDLYFRLKVFQIRVPELKDRPEDIPALVGAALARWNERVEAPRRVQGVSDDAMALLAAYDWPGNVRELMAAIEYACIVCEGGRVMPHNLPEEVREGASAFPATNGGDARKHEYARHVEPVRRYQAPDADSEREAILQALEQADGNRTKAAAALGMGRTTLWQKLKEYGL; encoded by the coding sequence GTGGCGACATCCGAGATTCCGCGCATCCTCATCATCGACGACGACCGCGCGTTCCGCGTGGGGACGGGCGCGCTGCTGTCCGACGAGGGCTACGCCGTGGAGGCCGTCGCCAGCGGCGACGAGGGCGTGGACCTGCTGCGCCACGAGCAGTTCGACATGGTGCTGCTGGACCTGCGGATGGAAGGGCGCACCGGGCTCTCGGTGCTCGAGGAGCTGCGCGGGTCCGGCAACGACGTTCCCGTGGTGATGCTCACCGGCTTCGCCACGGTGGATTCGGCCGTCGCGGCGCTGAAGCTGGGCGCCGACGACTACCTGACCAAGCCCTGCGACAACGCGCAGCTGCGGTCCAAGATCAAGTCCATCCTGGCCCGCCGCGAGCCCGTCCTGGGCGACGGAGCGGCGCGCATCGTCAGTACCGGCACGCGGATGAAGGAGGTGCTGCGCGCCATCTCCCGCGTGGCCTCCACCGAATCCACGGTGCTGCTGCGCGGGGCAACGGGGACGGGCAAGGAGGTGATCGCCCGCGCCATCCACGAGGAAAGCCCGCGCCGCCACCGCCCGTACCAGGCCGTGAACTGCTCGGCGCTGGCGGAGGGGATCCTGGAGTCGGAGCTCTTCGGCCACGCGCGCGGCGCCTTCACGGGCGCGGTGAACGAGCGGAAAGGGCTGTTCGAGGAAGCGCACGGCGGCACGGTGTTTCTGGACGAGATCGGCGACGTTTCGCCCGGGATGCAGGCCAAGCTGCTGCGCGTGCTGCAGGAGCGCGAGGTGGTGAGGGTGGGCACGGCGCGCAGCGTGGCGGTGGACGTGCGGGTGATCGCGGCCACGCACCGCGACCTGGAGGCGATGGTGGAGGACGGGTCGTTCCGGAAGGACCTGTACTTTCGCCTGAAGGTGTTCCAGATCCGCGTTCCCGAGCTCAAGGACCGCCCCGAGGACATCCCCGCCCTCGTCGGCGCCGCCTTGGCGCGGTGGAACGAGCGGGTGGAGGCGCCGCGCCGGGTGCAGGGCGTGTCGGACGATGCGATGGCGCTTCTGGCCGCGTACGACTGGCCGGGGAACGTCCGCGAGCTGATGGCGGCCATCGAGTACGCGTGCATCGTCTGCGAGGGCGGCCGCGTGATGCCGCACAACCTGCCCGAGGAGGTGCGCGAGGGCGCGTCCGCCTTCCCTGCAACCAACGGGGGCGACGCCCGCAAGCACGAGTACGCGCGCCACGTGGAGCCGGTGCGGCGGTACCAGGCGCCCGACGCCGACTCGGAGCGCGAGGCGATCCTGCAGGCGCTGGAGCAGGCCGACGGCAACCGCACCAAGGCCGCCGCCGCGCTGGGGATGGGCCGCACCACGCTCTGGCAGAAGCTGAAGGAATACGGACTGTAG